From the Ascaphus truei isolate aAscTru1 chromosome 15, aAscTru1.hap1, whole genome shotgun sequence genome, one window contains:
- the LOC142466615 gene encoding protein-glutamine gamma-glutamyltransferase 5-like translates to MSFPPTLSITDFEKTKNGTEHRTKDIWGKELILRRGQSFGVKLLFRCRGKDEKLENLNFTAQLVSCPSVANIQFPVSKLKDKKSWSAQVESGDHLSALSITICSPASAYIGRYSLCLHGMYGGTSQTFSLGDIILLFNPWCPDDDVFLDNEKLRQEYVMNEHGFMYTGNKDCIQSMPWNFGQFEDGVGDICLKILDMSPQFLNDPSTDCSKRGDPVYISRIISAMINSNDDRGVVESCWEEFFRNGANPSTWNGSVTILRLWKKSGCRAVRYGQCWVLAGVMCTVFRFLGIPTRVVTNFESAHDSNCNLTVDEYYDETGRKLKAAAGDSVWNFHVWDECWMARKDLRPGYDGWQVLDATPQELSGGTYCCGPASVKAVKEGDLEVPYDVPFVYAEVNGDSIHWLLREEGVEKLKIDTGAIGKHISTKSVGTNDRDDITDLYKYREGSYQERSIFEKAASKMNTGHPNTSRVPEVSRDYDVFLNLEDSPLVGKTINLLFRVCNKTFEAKTFSVNASAQVMQYNGTPLDQFWKESYDMQVNANSATDKSFQINSYEYHRYVRSGNNIRVTALATDMKSKKIKFAAKNIIFCAPTIDIEVGCTPVLNERLSVALSISNPFNDILSSCVMTAEGTGLFPDGPVTVYMDQIFPHRSGYVKIFCMPYKSGERQLEVNFSCDKIKHVKGSKTIHVPQ, encoded by the exons ATGTCTTTCC CGCCGACACTTTCCATCACGGACTTTGAAAAGACCAAGAATGGGACAGAACACAGGACAAAAGATATCTGGGGCAAGGAGCTTATTCTCCGCAGGgggcagtcttttggagtcaagcTGTTGTTCCGCTGTCGAGGGAAGGACGAGAAGCTGGAGAACCTGAACTTCACAGCACAACTAG TTTCATGCCCCTCGGTGGCCAACATCCAGTTCCCGGTGTCCAAGCTCAAAGACAAGAAGTCCTGGAGTGCTCAAGTGGAAAGTGGAGATCATCTCAGTGCTTTATCAATCACAATCTGTAGCCCAGCCTCAGCCTACATCGGACGCTACAGCCTCTGTCTACACGGGATGTATGGGGGGACATCTCAAACCTTCTCCTTGGGAGATATTATCCTGCTGTTTAACCCTTGGTGCCCAG ATGATGATGTCTTCCTGGATAACGAGAAACTGAGGCAAGAGTACGTGATGAACGAACACGGCTTTATGTATACGGGGAACAAAGACTGTATTCAAAGTATGCCCTGGAATTTCGGACAG TTTGAAGATGGCGTGGGCGACATCTGCCTGAAGATCCTAGATATGAGCCCGCAGTTCCTGAACGATCCCTCAACAGACTGTTCCAAAAGAGGAGACCCCGTGTACATCAGCAGAATTATCTCCGCCATG ATCAATTCCAATGATGACCGCGGGGTGGTGGAGAGCTGCTGGGAAGAGTTCTTTCGGAATGGCGCTAACCCGAGTACTTGGAATGGAAGTGTCACCATACTCCGGCTCTGGAAGAAGAGTGGCTGTAGAGCCGTTAGATATGGACAGTGCTGGGTCTTGGCTGGAGTCATGTGCACAG TTTTTCGATTCCTGGGGATCCCAACTCGTGTCGTAACAAACTTTGAGTCTGCCCATGACTCCAACTGCAATCTCACCGTTGACGAGTATTACGATGAAACTGGGAGGAAGCTGAAGGCAGCGGCAGGAGACAGTGTTTG GAATTTTCACGTCTGGGATGAGTGCTGGATGGCGAGAAAGGATCTCCGCCCAGGATACGATGGATGGCAGGTGCTGGACGCTACGCCCCAGGAACTCAGTGGAG GGACTTATTGCTGTGGTCCAGCATCTGTGAAAGCCGTGAAAGAAGGGGATCTGGAGGTGCCATACGATGTCCCCTTCGTGTACGCGGAGGTCAATGGGGACAGTATTCATTGGCTCCTCCGGGAAGAGGGAGTAGAGAAACTAAAAATTGACACGGGCGCCATTGGGAAACACATCAGCACGAAGAGTGTGGGGACCAACGACAGGGACGATATCACAGATCTGTACAAGTACAGAGAAG GATCGTATCAGGAGAGGTCGATATTTGAAAAAGCGGCCAGCAAAATGAACACTGGGCACCCGAATACTTCTCGGGTACCAGAGGTATCTCGGGACTACGATGTCTTTCTGAACTTAGAAGACTCACCACTGGTTGGGAAGACCATCAACCTCTTGTTTCGGGTTTGCAATAAGACCTTCGAAGCCAAGACCTTTTCTGTGAATGCCAGTGCCCAGGTGATGCAGTACAACGGAACGCCGCTGGACCAGTTCTGGAAGGAGTCGTATGACATGCAAGTGAACGCCAACAGCG CTACAGACAAAAGCTTTCAGATTAACTCCTACGAGTACCACCGATACGTGAGGTCCGGCAACAACATCCGTGTCACGGCGCTGGCCACAGATATGAAGAGCAAGAAGATTAAGTTTGCCGCTAAAAACATCATCTTTTGTGCTCCCACCATAGATATCGAA GTTGGTTGTACCCCGGTACTGAACGAGCGCCTGAGTGTGGCTCTGTCCATCTCAAACCCATTCAATGACATTCTCAGTAGCTGTGTGATGACTGCAGAAGGCACAGGGTTGTTTCCAGATGGACCAGTCACTGTATA CATGGACCAGATTTTCCCTCACCGTTCCGGCTACGTGAAGATCTTCTGCATGCCCTATAAGTCTGGGGAACGGCAGCTGGAAGTGAATTTCTCCTGTGATAAGATCAAGCATGTGAAGGGTAGTAAAACCATCCACGTTCCCCAGTGA